Proteins from a single region of Phalacrocorax carbo chromosome 25, bPhaCar2.1, whole genome shotgun sequence:
- the LOC135317321 gene encoding feather keratin Cos1-1/Cos1-3/Cos2-1-like, translating into MSCYDKCQPCQPCSPCGPTPLANSCNEPCVRQCQNSTVVIQPSPVVVTLPGPILSSFPQSTVVGSSTSAAVGSILSCDGVPINSGGFDLSCITSRYCGSRCRPC; encoded by the coding sequence ATGTCCTGCTACGACaagtgccagccctgccagccctgctcgcCCTGTGGCCCGACCCCgctggccaacagctgcaatgagccctgtgtcaggcagtgccagaacTCCACCGTCGTCATCCAGCCCTCccccgtggtggtgaccctgcccggccccatcctcagctccttcccacagagcaccGTTGTGGGCTCCTCCACCTCCGCTGCTGTTGGCAGCATCCTGAGCTGTGATGGAGTGCCCATCAACTCCGGGGGCTTTGACCTCTCCTGCATTACCAGCCGCTACTGTGGCAGCAGATGTCGACCCTGCTAA
- the LOC135317257 gene encoding feather keratin Cos1-1/Cos1-3/Cos2-1-like — MSCYDQCQPCQPCSPCGPTPLANSCNEPCVRQCQNSTVVIQPSPVVVTLPGPILSSFPQNTVVGSSTSAAVGSILSCDGVPINSGGFDLSCITNRYCGSRCRPC; from the coding sequence ATGTCCTGCTACGAccagtgccagccctgccagccctgctcgccctgcggcccgaccccgctggccaacagctgcaatgagccctgtgtcaggcagtgccagaacTCCACCGTCGTCATCCAGCCCTCccccgtggtggtgaccctgcccggccccatcctcagctccttcccacagaacaccgTTGTGGGCTCCTCCACCTCCGCTGCtgttggcagcatcctcagctgtgATGGAGTGCCCATCAACTCCGGGGGCTTTGACCTCTCCTGCATTACGAACCGCTACTGTGGCAGCAGATGTCGACCCTGCTAA